One Streptomyces sp. RPA4-2 genomic window carries:
- a CDS encoding alpha/beta hydrolase: MDLATLKALKPTEFSAAADGYRSTSDMASAAKDRVDNQIAVAMRNSLKGEAATAAINQLKELGKNFHYVQVECGLVSAALEAFSYEVGAAKSKLDAALEGAQAARLTVNADGSITYPSSGEEGEDGKVPEGGTVSGLTDDTASAVGRQSANFDPNPNHRLAQDYADLMAAALKEATEADEKWAPKLRALKADDDLTVSDKDWADASSDTKGVSEAGKKYLDSLPQPPTNGSPKDNAEWWKGLSAEEQAAWVSMQPDSVGALDGLPSTVRDEANRMVLAEAHGVAQGDYDAWLKEHPEPKRFQTYIDPYTGTVMKGVNVESQEWKDWEEARKNAHKSLDGINAIQSRFDATGKNGLPEAYLLGFSTEGDGRAIVANGNPDTADYQAVYVPGTTSELGNIDGNINRMVNVWHAANDEADGKSVSTITWLGYDAPDSVVKDAPFSNYAYDGAPAFNHFMDGLGTSHSGDSEPHRTVIGHSYGSTLVGASAQTGHLNADDVVFAGSPGVRVSGADEMDVPKGHVWNEEADGDPVPDLGRWGHGGDGFIIPSDHEFGANQMTTDTDGHSGYWDERSKSLRNQALVVVGKGDSVVLKPPPDPWAHVK, translated from the coding sequence GTGGACCTCGCAACACTCAAAGCCCTAAAGCCGACCGAGTTCTCGGCTGCGGCTGACGGATACCGCAGCACCTCCGACATGGCGAGCGCGGCAAAGGACCGTGTAGACAACCAGATCGCCGTGGCCATGAGGAACTCCCTGAAAGGCGAGGCAGCGACTGCCGCGATTAATCAGCTGAAGGAACTGGGCAAGAACTTCCACTACGTCCAGGTCGAATGCGGTCTCGTCAGTGCAGCCCTCGAAGCCTTCTCGTACGAGGTGGGAGCGGCAAAAAGCAAGCTCGACGCGGCGCTCGAAGGCGCGCAGGCGGCGAGGCTCACCGTGAATGCCGACGGCTCGATCACTTATCCGTCGAGTGGAGAAGAGGGCGAGGACGGCAAGGTCCCCGAAGGCGGCACGGTGAGCGGCCTGACGGATGACACGGCCTCCGCGGTGGGCCGTCAGTCGGCCAACTTCGACCCCAACCCCAACCACCGCCTCGCGCAGGACTACGCGGACCTGATGGCCGCTGCCCTCAAGGAGGCGACGGAGGCCGACGAGAAGTGGGCGCCGAAACTGCGGGCGCTGAAGGCGGACGACGATCTCACCGTCTCCGACAAGGACTGGGCCGACGCTTCCTCGGACACGAAGGGTGTGAGCGAGGCGGGCAAGAAGTATCTCGACTCGCTGCCCCAGCCACCCACGAACGGCAGCCCGAAGGACAACGCGGAGTGGTGGAAGGGACTCAGCGCGGAGGAACAGGCCGCATGGGTCTCGATGCAGCCCGACTCCGTGGGTGCGCTCGACGGGCTACCCTCCACAGTTCGGGACGAAGCGAACCGGATGGTGCTCGCCGAGGCCCATGGCGTTGCGCAGGGCGATTACGACGCCTGGCTGAAGGAGCACCCGGAGCCCAAGAGGTTCCAGACCTACATTGACCCCTATACCGGGACCGTGATGAAGGGTGTCAATGTGGAATCCCAGGAGTGGAAGGACTGGGAGGAGGCACGAAAGAACGCCCATAAGTCCCTCGATGGTATAAACGCGATCCAGAGTCGATTCGACGCGACCGGGAAAAATGGACTGCCCGAGGCATACCTGCTCGGATTCAGTACTGAAGGGGACGGTCGCGCAATCGTCGCCAATGGAAATCCCGACACTGCGGATTACCAAGCAGTCTATGTTCCCGGCACAACTTCCGAGCTGGGAAACATCGATGGGAACATCAACCGGATGGTAAACGTCTGGCATGCAGCCAATGATGAGGCCGATGGGAAGTCGGTTTCCACGATCACCTGGCTCGGCTACGACGCACCTGACAGTGTCGTCAAGGATGCGCCGTTTTCAAATTATGCATACGACGGTGCGCCGGCTTTCAACCACTTCATGGACGGACTTGGAACGTCGCATTCCGGCGATTCGGAACCCCACCGTACCGTGATCGGTCACTCTTACGGATCGACCTTGGTCGGTGCTTCGGCCCAGACAGGGCACCTCAACGCCGATGACGTTGTATTCGCGGGAAGTCCCGGCGTCAGAGTTTCTGGTGCAGATGAAATGGACGTGCCAAAGGGGCATGTATGGAACGAGGAGGCCGACGGAGATCCGGTTCCGGATCTCGGCCGGTGGGGGCATGGTGGCGACGGATTCATTATCCCCAGCGATCACGAATTTGGTGCCAACCAGATGACCACGGACACCGATGGACACAGCGGCTACTGGGATGAGCGCTCCAAGAGCCTGAGGAATCAGGCTCTGGTCGTGGTCGGCAAGGGTGACTCAGTGGTGTTGAAGCCGCCGCCCGACCCCTGGGCGCATGTGAAGTAG
- the rpsJ gene encoding 30S ribosomal protein S10 encodes MAGQKIRIRLKAYDHEVIDSSAKKIVETVTRTGASVAGPVPLPTEKNVYCVIKSPHKYKDSREHFEMRTHKRLIDILDPTPKTVDSLMRLDLPAGVDIEIKL; translated from the coding sequence ATGGCGGGACAGAAGATCCGCATTCGGCTCAAGGCCTACGACCACGAGGTCATCGACTCCTCGGCGAAGAAGATCGTCGAGACGGTGACGCGCACTGGTGCGTCGGTCGCGGGCCCGGTGCCGCTGCCCACTGAGAAGAACGTGTACTGCGTCATCAAGTCGCCGCACAAGTACAAGGACTCGCGCGAGCACTTCGAGATGCGCACGCACAAGCGCCTGATCGACATCCTCGACCCCACGCCCAAGACCGTTGACTCTCTGATGCGACTCGACCTCCCGGCCGGTGTCGACATCGAGATCAAGCTCTAA
- the rplC gene encoding 50S ribosomal protein L3 — protein sequence MGKQIKGILGEKLGMTQVWDENNRVVPVTVVKAGPNVVTQVRTNDSDGYESVQIAFGEIDPRKVNKPLKGHFAKADVTPRRHLVEIRTADASEYTLGQEITAEVFEAGLKVDVTGKSKGKGFAGVMKRHNFKGLGAGHGVQRKHRSPGSIGGCATPGRVFKGVRMAGRMGNERVTTQNLTVHAVDAEKGLLLIKGAIPGPNGGLVLVRTAAKGA from the coding sequence ATGGGTAAGCAGATCAAGGGCATCCTGGGCGAGAAGCTCGGCATGACGCAGGTGTGGGACGAGAACAACCGTGTTGTTCCCGTCACCGTCGTCAAGGCCGGCCCGAACGTCGTGACCCAGGTCCGTACGAATGACTCCGACGGCTACGAGTCGGTCCAGATCGCCTTCGGCGAGATCGACCCGCGCAAGGTGAACAAGCCCCTCAAGGGTCACTTCGCCAAGGCCGACGTCACTCCCCGCCGCCACCTCGTCGAGATCCGTACCGCTGACGCCAGCGAGTACACCCTCGGACAGGAGATCACCGCTGAGGTGTTCGAGGCCGGCCTCAAGGTGGACGTGACCGGCAAGAGCAAGGGCAAGGGCTTCGCCGGTGTCATGAAGCGTCACAACTTCAAGGGCCTCGGCGCCGGACACGGTGTCCAGCGCAAGCACCGCTCTCCCGGCTCCATCGGTGGCTGTGCCACCCCGGGCCGTGTGTTCAAGGGCGTCCGCATGGCGGGCCGCATGGGCAACGAGCGGGTCACCACCCAGAACCTGACCGTTCACGCCGTTGACGCGGAGAAGGGCCTGCTCCTCATCAAGGGAGCGATCCCTGGTCCGAACGGCGGCCTCGTCCTGGTCCGTACCGCGGCCAAGGGGGCCTGA
- the rplD gene encoding 50S ribosomal protein L4 yields MSTIDIQSPSGDSAGTVELPAEIFDVEKISIPLLHQVVVAQLAAARQGTHKVKRRGEVRGGGKKPYRQKGTGRARQGSTRAPQFAGGGVVHGPTPRDYSQRTPKKMKAAALRHALTDRARNARIHVITGVIEGETPSTKAAKSFLGKVSERKNVLLVIERSDEAALLSARNLPQVHILEPGQLNTYDVLVSDDVVFTQAAFESFVSGPQAADTEGSEA; encoded by the coding sequence ATGAGCACCATTGACATTCAGTCGCCCTCCGGCGACAGCGCCGGGACCGTTGAGCTCCCGGCCGAGATCTTCGATGTAGAGAAGATCAGCATCCCGCTGCTTCACCAGGTCGTCGTCGCGCAGCTGGCCGCCGCCCGTCAGGGCACGCACAAGGTCAAGCGTCGTGGCGAGGTCCGCGGTGGTGGTAAGAAGCCTTACCGCCAGAAGGGCACCGGCCGCGCCCGTCAGGGTTCGACCCGCGCGCCGCAGTTCGCCGGCGGTGGCGTCGTTCACGGCCCCACCCCGCGTGACTACTCGCAGCGGACCCCGAAGAAGATGAAGGCCGCGGCCCTGCGCCACGCCCTCACCGACCGGGCCCGCAACGCTCGCATCCACGTCATCACCGGCGTGATCGAGGGCGAGACCCCCTCCACCAAGGCCGCGAAGAGCTTCCTCGGCAAGGTCAGCGAGCGCAAGAACGTGCTCCTGGTCATCGAGCGCTCCGACGAGGCCGCGCTGCTTTCCGCGCGCAACCTGCCCCAGGTCCACATCCTGGAGCCGGGCCAGCTGAACACGTACGACGTTCTCGTCTCGGACGACGTGGTCTTCACCCAGGCCGCTTTCGAGTCCTTCGTGTCTGGCCCCCAGGCCGCTGACACCGAAGGGAGCGAAGCCTGA
- the rplW gene encoding 50S ribosomal protein L23: MATRHPSIASKAAKAKKVARVAKAKRHEAEGKNTVETPMSKSFTDHRDVLLKPVVSEKSYALLDEGKYTFVVAPGANKTQIKQAVQAVFSVKVTGVNTINRQGKRKRTKSGFGKRADTKRAIVTLAEGDRIDIFGQAS, translated from the coding sequence ATGGCTACGCGTCACCCGAGCATTGCCTCGAAGGCCGCCAAGGCCAAGAAGGTCGCGCGCGTCGCCAAGGCGAAGCGCCACGAGGCCGAGGGCAAGAACACCGTAGAGACGCCGATGAGCAAGAGCTTCACGGACCACCGTGACGTTCTGCTCAAGCCGGTCGTCTCCGAGAAGAGCTACGCGCTGCTCGACGAGGGCAAGTACACCTTCGTCGTCGCGCCGGGCGCCAACAAGACCCAGATCAAGCAGGCCGTCCAGGCGGTCTTCTCGGTCAAGGTCACCGGCGTCAACACGATCAACCGTCAGGGTAAGCGCAAGCGGACCAAGAGCGGTTTCGGTAAGCGTGCTGACACCAAGCGCGCCATCGTGACCCTCGCTGAGGGCGACCGTATCGACATCTTCGGCCAGGCCTCCTAA
- the rplB gene encoding 50S ribosomal protein L2 — translation MGIRKYKPTTPGRRGSSVADFVEVTRSTPEKSLVRPLHSKGGRNNAGRVTVRHQGGGHKRAYRVIDFRRHDKDGVPAKVAHIEYDPNRTARIALLHYADGEKRYILAPRNLQQGDRVENGPGADIKPGNNLALRNIPVGTTIHAIEIRPGGGAKFARSAGASVQLLAKEGTMAHLRMPSGEIRLVDQRCRATVGEVGNAEQSNINWGKAGRKRWLGVRPSVRGVAMNPVDHPHGGGEGKTSGGRHPVSPWGQKEGRTRSPKKASNKYIVRRRKTNKKR, via the coding sequence ATGGGAATCCGCAAGTACAAGCCGACGACGCCGGGCCGCCGTGGCTCCTCCGTCGCCGACTTCGTCGAGGTCACGCGGTCCACGCCGGAGAAGTCGCTGGTCCGCCCGCTGCACAGCAAGGGCGGCCGTAACAACGCCGGTCGTGTGACCGTTCGCCACCAGGGTGGCGGACACAAGCGCGCCTACCGAGTGATCGACTTCCGTCGTCACGACAAGGACGGCGTGCCGGCGAAGGTCGCGCACATCGAGTACGACCCCAACCGCACCGCGCGCATCGCGCTGCTGCACTACGCGGACGGCGAGAAGCGCTACATCCTCGCCCCGCGCAACCTGCAGCAGGGCGACCGCGTGGAGAACGGTCCTGGGGCCGACATCAAGCCGGGCAACAACCTGGCCCTCCGCAACATCCCGGTCGGTACCACGATCCACGCGATCGAGATCCGTCCCGGTGGCGGTGCCAAGTTCGCCCGCTCCGCCGGTGCCTCGGTGCAGCTGCTCGCGAAGGAGGGCACCATGGCCCACCTCCGCATGCCGTCGGGTGAGATCCGCCTGGTCGACCAGCGCTGCCGCGCCACGGTCGGCGAGGTCGGCAACGCCGAGCAGAGCAACATCAACTGGGGTAAGGCCGGCCGTAAGCGCTGGCTGGGCGTTCGCCCGTCCGTCCGCGGTGTGGCGATGAACCCGGTTGACCACCCGCACGGTGGTGGTGAGGGCAAGACCTCCGGTGGTCGCCACCCGGTCTCCCCGTGGGGTCAGAAGGAGGGTCGTACTCGTTCGCCGAAGAAGGCTTCGAACAAGTACATCGTCCGCCGCCGCAAGACGAACAAGAAGCGCTAG
- the rpsS gene encoding 30S ribosomal protein S19, protein MPRSLKKGPFVDDHLIKKVDVQNEAGTKNVIKTWSRRSMIIPAMLGHTIAVHNGKIHIPVFVTESMVGHKLGEFSPTRTFRGHVKDDRKSKRR, encoded by the coding sequence ATGCCGCGCAGTCTCAAGAAGGGGCCCTTCGTCGACGACCACCTGATCAAGAAGGTGGACGTACAGAACGAAGCCGGTACCAAGAACGTCATCAAGACCTGGTCCCGTCGCTCGATGATCATCCCGGCCATGCTCGGTCACACGATCGCGGTGCACAACGGCAAGATCCACATCCCGGTGTTTGTCACCGAGTCGATGGTCGGCCACAAGCTCGGCGAGTTCTCGCCGACGCGCACCTTCCGGGGTCACGTCAAGGACGACCGGAAGTCGAAGCGCCGCTAA
- the rplV gene encoding 50S ribosomal protein L22 produces MEARAQARYIRVTPMKARRVVDLIRGMDATEAQAVLRFAPQAASVPVGKVLDSAIANAAHNYDHTDAGSLVISEAYVDEGPTLKRFRPRAQGRAYRIRKRTSHITVVVSSKEGTR; encoded by the coding sequence ATGGAAGCCAGGGCCCAGGCGCGGTACATCCGCGTTACGCCCATGAAGGCCCGCCGCGTGGTGGACCTTATCCGTGGCATGGATGCCACGGAGGCTCAGGCGGTCCTGCGTTTCGCCCCGCAGGCCGCGAGCGTGCCGGTCGGCAAGGTGCTTGACAGCGCCATTGCCAACGCCGCACACAACTACGACCACACCGACGCCGGCAGCCTCGTCATCTCCGAGGCGTACGTCGACGAGGGTCCGACCCTGAAGCGGTTCCGTCCGCGTGCCCAGGGCCGCGCCTACCGGATCCGCAAGCGGACCAGCCACATCACCGTGGTCGTCAGCAGCAAGGAAGGAACCCGGTAA
- the rpsC gene encoding 30S ribosomal protein S3, translating to MGQKVNPHGFRLGITTDFKSRWYADKLYKDYVKEDVAIRRMMSSGMERAGISKVEIERTRDRVRVDIHTARPGIVIGRRGAEADRIRGDLEKLTGKQVQLNILEVKNPETDAQLVAQAVAEQLSSRVSFRRAMRKSMQGTMKAGAKGIKIQCGGRLGGAEMSRSEFYREGRVPLHTLRANVDYGFFEAKTTFGRIGVKVWIYKGDVKNIAEVRAENAAARAGNRPARGGGAGGDRPARGGGRGGERGGRGRKPQQQSAPAAEAPKAEAPAAAAPAESTGTEA from the coding sequence ATGGGCCAGAAGGTTAACCCGCATGGGTTCCGGCTCGGCATCACCACGGACTTCAAGTCCCGCTGGTACGCCGACAAGCTGTACAAGGACTACGTCAAGGAAGACGTCGCCATCCGTCGGATGATGTCGTCCGGCATGGAGCGCGCCGGTATCTCGAAGGTTGAGATCGAGCGCACCCGTGACCGCGTGCGGGTGGACATCCACACCGCGCGTCCCGGCATCGTCATCGGCCGCCGTGGCGCCGAGGCCGACCGCATCCGCGGTGACCTCGAGAAGCTCACGGGCAAGCAGGTCCAGCTGAACATCCTCGAGGTCAAGAACCCCGAGACCGACGCTCAGCTGGTTGCTCAGGCCGTTGCCGAGCAGCTGTCCTCCCGCGTCTCCTTCCGTCGCGCCATGCGTAAGAGCATGCAGGGCACGATGAAGGCCGGCGCCAAGGGCATCAAGATCCAGTGCGGTGGCCGTCTCGGCGGCGCCGAGATGTCCCGCTCGGAGTTCTACCGCGAGGGCCGTGTGCCCCTGCACACGCTCCGTGCGAACGTCGACTACGGCTTCTTCGAGGCCAAGACGACCTTCGGCCGTATCGGTGTGAAGGTCTGGATCTACAAGGGCGACGTCAAGAACATCGCCGAGGTCCGCGCCGAGAACGCCGCGGCCCGTGCGGGTAACCGCCCGGCCCGTGGTGGCGGTGCGGGCGGCGACCGTCCTGCCCGCGGCGGTGGCCGTGGTGGCGAGCGTGGCGGCCGCGGCCGCAAGCCGCAGCAGCAGTCCGCGCCCGCTGCCGAGGCCCCCAAGGCCGAGGCTCCGGCGGCTGCCGCTCCGGCTGAGAGCACCGGAACGGAGGCCTGA
- the rplP gene encoding 50S ribosomal protein L16, protein MLIPRRVKHRKQHHPKRRGQAKGGTQVSFGEYGIQALTPAYVTNRQIEAARIAMTRHIKRGGKVWINIYPDRPLTKKPAETRMGSGKGSPEWWIANVHPGRVMFELSYPNEKIAREALTRAAHKLPMKCRIVKREAGEA, encoded by the coding sequence ATGCTGATCCCCCGTAGGGTCAAGCACCGCAAGCAGCACCACCCCAAGCGCCGTGGTCAGGCCAAGGGCGGTACGCAGGTTTCGTTCGGCGAGTACGGCATTCAGGCCCTCACGCCGGCGTACGTGACGAACCGCCAGATCGAGGCCGCCCGTATCGCGATGACCCGCCACATCAAGCGTGGCGGCAAGGTCTGGATCAACATCTACCCGGACCGCCCGCTCACGAAGAAGCCTGCCGAGACCCGCATGGGTTCCGGTAAGGGTTCGCCGGAGTGGTGGATCGCGAACGTGCACCCGGGCCGGGTCATGTTCGAACTGTCCTACCCCAACGAGAAGATCGCCCGTGAGGCCCTCACTCGCGCAGCCCACAAGCTGCCGATGAAGTGCCGGATCGTCAAGCGCGAGGCAGGTGAAGCGTGA
- the rpmC gene encoding 50S ribosomal protein L29 — MSAGTKASELRELGDEELLAKLREAKEELFNLRFQAATGQLENHGRLKAVRKDIARIYTLMRERELGIETVESA, encoded by the coding sequence ATGTCGGCCGGTACCAAGGCGTCCGAGCTGCGCGAACTGGGTGACGAGGAGCTTCTCGCGAAGCTTCGCGAAGCCAAGGAAGAGCTGTTCAACCTCCGCTTCCAGGCGGCGACCGGTCAGCTCGAGAACCACGGTCGGCTCAAGGCCGTCCGCAAGGACATCGCGCGGATCTACACCCTGATGCGTGAGCGCGAGCTGGGCATCGAAACGGTGGAGAGCGCCTGA
- the rpsQ gene encoding 30S ribosomal protein S17 — MSESNVTETTEARGFRKTREGLVVSDKMDKTVVVAVEDRVKHALYGKVIRRTSKLKAHDEQNAAGVGDRVLLMETRPLSSTKRWRIVEILEKAK; from the coding sequence ATGAGCGAGAGCAACGTGACTGAAACGACTGAGGCGCGCGGATTCCGCAAGACCCGTGAGGGTCTCGTCGTCAGCGACAAGATGGACAAGACCGTCGTCGTCGCCGTCGAGGACCGCGTCAAGCACGCCCTGTACGGCAAGGTCATCCGCCGTACGAGCAAGCTGAAGGCCCACGACGAGCAGAACGCCGCGGGTGTCGGCGACCGTGTCCTCCTCATGGAGACGCGTCCGCTGTCCTCGACGAAGCGCTGGCGCATCGTCGAGATCCTCGAGAAGGCCAAGTAA
- the rplN gene encoding 50S ribosomal protein L14: MIQQESRLRVADNTGAKEILCIRVLGGSGRRYAGIGDVIVATVKDAIPGGNVKKGDVIKAVIVRTVKERRRPDGSYIRFDENAAVILKNDGDPRGTRIFGPVGRELREKKFMKIISLAPEVL; this comes from the coding sequence GTGATCCAGCAGGAGTCGCGACTGCGTGTCGCCGACAACACTGGTGCGAAGGAAATCCTTTGCATCCGTGTGCTCGGTGGCTCCGGTCGCCGCTACGCGGGCATCGGTGACGTCATCGTCGCCACCGTCAAGGACGCGATCCCCGGTGGCAACGTGAAGAAGGGTGACGTCATCAAGGCCGTCATCGTTCGCACCGTGAAGGAGCGCCGCCGTCCGGACGGCTCGTACATCCGCTTCGACGAGAACGCCGCCGTCATTCTGAAGAACGACGGCGACCCTCGTGGCACCCGTATCTTCGGCCCTGTCGGCCGTGAGCTGCGCGAGAAGAAGTTCATGAAGATCATCTCGCTCGCGCCGGAGGTGCTGTAA
- the rplX gene encoding 50S ribosomal protein L24 has protein sequence MKIKKGDTVQVITGKDKGKQGKVIASYPRDERVLVEGVNRVKKHTKAGPTASGSQAGGIVTTEAPIHVSNVQLVVEKDGNKVVTRVGYRFDDEGNKIRVAKRTGEDI, from the coding sequence ATGAAGATCAAGAAGGGTGACACGGTTCAGGTCATCACCGGCAAGGACAAGGGCAAGCAGGGCAAGGTCATTGCCTCTTACCCGCGCGACGAGCGCGTCCTGGTCGAGGGTGTCAACCGGGTCAAGAAGCACACCAAGGCCGGCCCGACCGCCAGCGGTTCGCAGGCCGGCGGCATCGTGACGACCGAGGCCCCGATCCACGTGAGCAACGTTCAGCTCGTCGTGGAGAAGGACGGCAACAAGGTCGTCACGCGTGTCGGTTACCGCTTCGACGACGAGGGCAACAAGATCCGCGTTGCCAAGCGGACGGGTGAGGACATCTGA
- the rplE gene encoding 50S ribosomal protein L5, whose product MATTTTPRLKTKYREEIAAKLQEEFSYENVMQTPGLVKIVVNMGVGDAARDSKLMDGAVRDLTTITGQKPAITKARKSIAQFKLREGQPIGAHVTLRGDRMWEFLDRTLSLALPRIRDFRGLSPKQFDGRGNYTFGLTEQVMFHEIDQDKIDRVRGMDITVVTTATNDAEGRALLRHLGFPFKEA is encoded by the coding sequence ATGGCTACCACCACGACTCCGCGTCTCAAGACGAAGTACCGCGAGGAGATCGCGGCGAAGCTGCAGGAAGAGTTCTCCTACGAGAACGTCATGCAGACGCCGGGCCTCGTCAAGATCGTGGTCAACATGGGTGTCGGCGACGCCGCCCGTGACTCGAAGCTCATGGACGGTGCCGTCCGTGACCTGACCACGATCACCGGTCAGAAGCCGGCCATCACCAAGGCCCGCAAGTCCATCGCGCAGTTCAAGCTGCGTGAGGGTCAGCCGATCGGTGCCCACGTCACGCTTCGTGGCGACCGCATGTGGGAGTTCCTGGACCGCACCCTGTCGCTCGCGCTGCCGCGCATCCGCGACTTCCGCGGTCTGTCCCCCAAGCAGTTCGACGGCCGTGGCAACTACACCTTCGGTCTCACGGAGCAGGTCATGTTCCACGAGATCGACCAGGACAAGATCGACCGCGTCCGGGGTATGGACATCACCGTGGTGACCACGGCGACCAACGACGCTGAGGGCCGTGCCCTTCTCCGTCACCTCGGCTTCCCCTTCAAGGAGGCGTAA
- a CDS encoding type Z 30S ribosomal protein S14, translating to MAKKALIAKAARKPKFGVRGYTRCQRCGRPHSVYRKFGLCRVCLREMAHRGELPGVTKSSW from the coding sequence ATGGCGAAGAAGGCTCTGATTGCCAAGGCTGCTCGTAAGCCCAAGTTCGGTGTGCGTGGCTACACGCGCTGCCAGCGCTGCGGTCGTCCGCACTCCGTGTACCGCAAGTTCGGCCTGTGCCGCGTCTGCCTTCGTGAGATGGCTCACCGTGGCGAGCTGCCGGGCGTGACCAAGAGCTCCTGGTAG
- the rpsH gene encoding 30S ribosomal protein S8 encodes MTMTDPIADMLTRLRNANSAYHDDVAMPHSKIKSHIAEILQQEGFITGWKVEDAEVGKKLVLELKFGPNRERSIAGIKRISKPGLRVYAKSTSLPKVLGGLGVAIISTSHGLLTDKQAGKKGVGGEVLAYVW; translated from the coding sequence ATGACCATGACTGATCCGATCGCAGACATGCTGACCCGTCTGCGTAACGCGAACTCGGCGTACCACGACGATGTCGCGATGCCGCACAGCAAGATCAAGTCGCACATCGCGGAGATCCTCCAGCAGGAGGGCTTCATCACCGGCTGGAAGGTCGAGGACGCCGAAGTCGGCAAGAAGCTCGTCCTCGAGCTGAAGTTCGGCCCGAACCGTGAGCGCTCCATCGCGGGCATCAAGCGGATTTCGAAGCCGGGTCTGCGTGTGTACGCGAAGTCCACCTCCCTGCCCAAGGTGCTCGGTGGCCTCGGCGTGGCGATCATCTCCACGTCGCACGGTCTCCTCACCGACAAGCAGGCCGGCAAGAAGGGCGTAGGCGGAGAAGTCCTCGCCTACGTCTGGTAG
- the rplF gene encoding 50S ribosomal protein L6 — protein MSRIGKLPITVPAGVDVTIDGRTVQVKGPKGTLSHTVVAPIEIVKGEEGVLNVTRPNDERQNKALHGLSRTLVANMITGVTTGYVKKLEISGVGYRVLAKGSNLEFSLGYSHSITVEAPEGISFKVENPTHFSVEGIDKQKVGEVAANIRKLRKPDPYKAKGVKYEGEVVRRKVGKAGK, from the coding sequence ATGTCGCGTATTGGCAAGCTCCCCATCACGGTTCCCGCCGGCGTGGACGTCACCATCGATGGCCGTACGGTCCAGGTGAAGGGCCCCAAGGGCACCCTCTCCCACACCGTCGTCGCGCCGATCGAGATCGTCAAGGGTGAGGAAGGCGTTCTGAACGTCACCCGCCCGAACGATGAGCGTCAGAACAAGGCCCTGCACGGCCTGTCCCGCACGCTGGTGGCGAACATGATCACCGGCGTGACCACGGGTTACGTGAAGAAGCTCGAAATCAGCGGTGTCGGTTACCGCGTCCTGGCGAAGGGCTCCAACCTGGAGTTCTCGCTCGGCTACAGCCACTCGATCACGGTCGAGGCGCCCGAGGGCATCTCGTTCAAGGTCGAGAACCCGACGCACTTCTCGGTCGAGGGAATCGACAAGCAGAAGGTCGGCGAGGTTGCGGCCAACATCCGCAAGCTGCGCAAGCCCGACCCGTACAAGGCCAAGGGCGTCAAGTACGAGGGCGAAGTCGTCCGGCGCAAGGTCGGAAAGGCGGGTAAGTAA
- the rplR gene encoding 50S ribosomal protein L18 — translation MAYGVKIAKGDAYKRAAIKRRHIRIRKHISGTAERPRLVVTRSNRHIVAQVIDDVKGHTLASASTLDTTVRGGEGDKSAQAKSVGALVAERAKAAGVEAVVFDRGGNQYAGRIAALADAAREAGLKF, via the coding sequence ATGGCATACGGTGTCAAGATTGCTAAGGGCGACGCTTACAAGCGTGCTGCCATCAAGCGTCGTCACATCCGGATCCGTAAGCACATCTCGGGTACGGCTGAACGTCCTCGCCTGGTCGTGACGCGCTCCAACCGCCACATCGTGGCCCAGGTCATCGACGACGTTAAGGGTCACACCCTCGCGTCGGCGTCGACCCTGGACACCACGGTCCGTGGTGGCGAGGGCGACAAGTCCGCGCAGGCCAAGTCGGTCGGCGCCCTGGTCGCCGAGCGCGCCAAGGCCGCCGGTGTCGAGGCTGTCGTATTCGACCGTGGTGGTAACCAGTACGCCGGGCGCATTGCCGCTCTGGCGGACGCCGCCCGCGAAGCCGGACTCAAGTTCTGA